The nucleotide sequence TTGGTGATGAGGCTTTGCCCGACGTTCATCGCCGCCAGGCTGGTCTCGACCTTGACCGTCGATTTCGCCAGCCGCTCGACCGCCCGGGCATAGAGCGCCTGCTCGCGCCGTTCGGCGTTAAAATACTTCACCGTCTCGAAATTCAGCAGGCTGTCGACGGCCCGCGCGGTGGTGGCCGTGTCATGCTCGGTCCACTGCTCGCGCAGCTTGACCCGCCAGTCGGTGACCTTCTTGGTCCACCAGACATAGGCGACCACCGCCACACCCGTCGCCGCCACCAGCCCGGGGCCGAAGCCGGTCCAGAAAAGGATGGCGACGATGCCGAGCTGGAAGACGGTCGGAAGCAGGTTGAACAGCAGGAAATAGAGCATCACGTCGATGCTCTTCGATCCGCGCTCGATGATCTTGGTGACCGCACCGGTGCGCCGCTCGAGGTGGAAGCGCAGGCTCAGGCCGTGAAGGTGGGCGAAGGTGTTGACTGACAGCTTGCGGGTCGCCTCCTGCCCGACCGTCTCGAAGATGGCATTGCGCAGATTATCGAGCAGCACGCCGCCGAAGCGGGCGGCGGCATAGGCGGCGACCAGCGCCATGACGAGGGTCGCGGCGCCCTGCTGCCCGGCCGTCATCCGGTCGACCGCGAGCCCGAGCGCCCGCGGCATGACCAGAGTGGTCAGGCAGATGGACGCCAGCACCATCAGGAACGAGCCGGCGACACGCAGCTTCAGCCCGGCCTCCCCGGCCGGCCAAAGATAGGGAAGGAAGCGCAGCAGGACCCTGAAACCGCTTGGCTCGCGGGAGGTCGGCTGATCGGCGGCGGGAGGCATGTTCCACCAAGGTAGGTGCGCAGTCCTTCCGGCGCAAACGCAGCACCGAAACGACCGGAACATCGCGATTAATTTGCCGTTCTCACCACAAGTCACCTTTTCGAAGGTTAAGCATCATGGGTCCTGTTTCTTACGTCATTGCCATCATGGGCTGCGCCGACGGCGGCGCTTCATGCCAGCAGGTCGCGGTGGCGCCCTCGCGGTACGAGAGCGCCTCCGCCTGCGAGGCCGCCACCGGTGCGGTCCTCGCTGGCAGCACCGATTTCGATTTCCCGACGATCGTTGCCCGCTGCCGCACGGCGAAGTCGCCCGCCGCGGTCGAACGCGCACCGGTCCGCCGCGACCAGGCCGTCAAGGAAGGCTGAACGTGTCCGATACCATCGATCCGCCGACCCGCGAGGAGCCGGCGCTGCCGGGCAATGAGCATGAACTGGAGCCCAAGCCCGACTTCATGCCGCGCTATCCGGGCTCCGGGCGGCTGAAGGACAAGGTGGCGATCGTCACCGGTAGCGACAGCGGTATCGGCCGGGCAGTCGCGGTCCTGTTCGCCCGGGAGGGCGCGGACGTCGCCATCCTCTACCTCAACGAGCATGAGGATGCGCAGGACACCAAGAAGGCGGTAGAGGCCGAGGGCCGCCGCGCCATCTGCATTCCGGGCGACCTCGGCGACCGCGACTTCTGCTTCAAGGCCACGCAGCAGGTGGTCGATACGTTCGGCCGCCTCGACATCCTGGTCAATAACGCCGGCGAGCAGCACCCCGACGAGAAGATCGAGGACATCACCGAGCAGCAGCTTCGCCGCACGTTCCAGACCAACATCTTCTCGATGTTCTTCATGGTCCAGGCGGCCATGCCGCACCTCAAGGAGGGCGCCGCGATCGTCAATTGCACGTCGGAAACGATGTACAAGGGCGCGCCGATCCTGCTCGACTATTCGGCCACCAAGGGGGCGATCACCGCCTTCACCCGAAGCCTCGCCAAGAACCTCGTAGAGCAGGGCATCCGCGTGAACGGCGTCGCGCCCGGCCCGATCTGGACCCCGCTCAATCCCTTCGGTGGCCAGCCGGCGGACAAGATCCCGGAGTTCGGCAAGTCGACGCCGATGAAGCGCCCCGGACAGCCCAACGAAGTAGCGCCGAGCTTCCTGTTCCTCGCCTGCGAGGATTCGAGCTACATGACCGGACAGGTGCTCCATCCCGACGGCGGCAACACGACGTCGAGCTAGCGCCTCACTGGTAGGCGACCTGGATGTCGAGGATGCCGGTGTAGAGGCCGTCGGGCATGGTCGACGTGAAAGACAGGCTTCCGCCTACTTCGAACAGGCGACCGGGATTGCCACTGTTGTCGATCGTCACGCTGGTCGGAAAGCTCGGGGTCATGACGAGCGTCCCGCCAGTGCCGTTGGTGAGCGTCACGGTCGGCGAAACGGAGCTGATCAGCGCCACCTGATTGTTGCTTCCGGTCACGCGGTATTGGGCCGTGCTGAAGGTGCCCGAGCAGGTCAGGCCGCCGCTTCCGCAGGTCCGGCCCGAGGGCGTGATCGCCACCTGCTGGGCGCCGGTGAAGCTGCCGACCAGCACCGTTCCGAACTGGAGATTGCGGAGGGCGGTCAGTTGCAGCGGCTTCATCACGTTGACGCTTGCCGTCGGCTTGGCACCGGTGACGGACACCTGTTGCGCAGCGGATGGCGTGGTCAGCACGCCGAGCGCGAGCGCTGCCATGATCGGACGTTTCATGCTCTTGAGCCCCACGATCAGAGTGGTTGAATTGCGACGATCGGCGCGCATCAGAGATAATCCACCGTGATGGGCACGTCGCCGCGGTAATTGCCTTCGGCATCGCCGGTGACGGTCAGTTCGCCGCCGAAGCGGATGCGCAGCCGGCCGTCGCCGTCGAGGCGCGGAAAGGCGGGAATGTCGCTGGTCAATGCGGTGATGGCGAGCGATCCGCCGGCATAGCCATAGAGATCGATCCGGCGCGGTAGCTCCACCCGCACCTGCCGACCCGGCTCGCCCCTGATCACCACCTCCCCAATCATCGCACGTCCCGTCATCGGAGCCAGCGCGCCACTGGTCAGGCGCGATCCGTCCGGCCCGATCCGTGCCGTCCCCCCGGAAGGACCGGTCAGGATGACCCGGTCGAAGTCGAGGCTGGTCTGCACCTCCAGCGCCACCGATTTTGCGGTCTCCGAGGCCGGCGCGGTCAGGCTTTCCCCTTCCTGGCAGAGCCGGCACGGCACGACCTTCGCCGCTGCAGGGGCAGCGGGCAGGACAAGGGCCAGTGCGGACAGGATCCACCTCATTTGGAGGTGAATAGCTCCAGAATGGTGTAAGCTTGGTAAAACTGCCGCTAACCATTGGAGCGCGGCAGGCTGCTCCCCACATGGTCGGTTCGAAGGAGTTCCCCAATGAGCGACGATCAGACTGCGAAGGACATGCCCGCCAACGAGAATGAGTGGCGCGAGAAGCTCGGTGAGGAGCGCTACCGAATCCTTCGTCAGGCCGGAACCGAGGCCCCTTGGAG is from Sphingomonas sp. LHG3406-1 and encodes:
- a CDS encoding SDR family oxidoreductase; translated protein: MSDTIDPPTREEPALPGNEHELEPKPDFMPRYPGSGRLKDKVAIVTGSDSGIGRAVAVLFAREGADVAILYLNEHEDAQDTKKAVEAEGRRAICIPGDLGDRDFCFKATQQVVDTFGRLDILVNNAGEQHPDEKIEDITEQQLRRTFQTNIFSMFFMVQAAMPHLKEGAAIVNCTSETMYKGAPILLDYSATKGAITAFTRSLAKNLVEQGIRVNGVAPGPIWTPLNPFGGQPADKIPEFGKSTPMKRPGQPNEVAPSFLFLACEDSSYMTGQVLHPDGGNTTSS
- a CDS encoding DUF4402 domain-containing protein, translating into MKRPIMAALALGVLTTPSAAQQVSVTGAKPTASVNVMKPLQLTALRNLQFGTVLVGSFTGAQQVAITPSGRTCGSGGLTCSGTFSTAQYRVTGSNNQVALISSVSPTVTLTNGTGGTLVMTPSFPTSVTIDNSGNPGRLFEVGGSLSFTSTMPDGLYTGILDIQVAYQ
- a CDS encoding DUF4402 domain-containing protein, with amino-acid sequence MRWILSALALVLPAAPAAAKVVPCRLCQEGESLTAPASETAKSVALEVQTSLDFDRVILTGPSGGTARIGPDGSRLTSGALAPMTGRAMIGEVVIRGEPGRQVRVELPRRIDLYGYAGGSLAITALTSDIPAFPRLDGDGRLRIRFGGELTVTGDAEGNYRGDVPITVDYL